The proteins below are encoded in one region of Segatella copri:
- the queC gene encoding 7-cyano-7-deazaguanine synthase QueC: protein MKDSVIIVSGGMDSITLLYDKKDEIALGISFNYGSNHNEREIPFAKMHCERLGIKHITIDLGFMHQYFKSSLLEGADAIPEGHYADDNMKSTVVPFRNGIMLSIAIGIAESNNLKKVFIANHGGDHTIYPDCRPEFIKAIDEAAEAGTFVDVRVVAPYTNITKGQIAEIGKKLGIDYAETWSCYKGGEKHCGKCGTCVERKEALAEAGIEDTTEYEE from the coding sequence ATGAAGGATTCAGTAATCATTGTGAGCGGTGGCATGGATAGCATCACGCTGCTCTACGATAAGAAAGACGAGATTGCGCTCGGCATTAGTTTTAACTATGGAAGTAATCATAACGAGCGTGAAATTCCTTTCGCCAAGATGCATTGTGAGCGTTTGGGAATCAAGCATATTACGATAGATTTGGGTTTCATGCATCAGTATTTCAAGAGTTCTCTTCTTGAAGGTGCCGATGCAATTCCTGAGGGTCATTATGCTGATGATAATATGAAGAGTACGGTGGTTCCTTTCCGTAATGGAATCATGTTGAGCATTGCCATCGGCATTGCTGAGAGTAATAATCTGAAGAAAGTTTTCATCGCTAACCATGGTGGCGATCATACGATTTACCCAGACTGTCGTCCGGAGTTTATCAAGGCGATAGATGAGGCTGCTGAAGCAGGAACGTTCGTTGATGTGCGCGTGGTGGCTCCTTATACGAATATTACCAAAGGGCAGATTGCGGAGATAGGCAAGAAGTTGGGCATTGACTATGCTGAAACCTGGAGCTGCTATAAGGGCGGTGAGAAGCATTGTGGCAAATGCGGAACCTGCGTTGAGCGCAAGGAGGCTTTGGCCGAGGCGGGTATTGAGGATACTACCGAGTATGAAGAATAA
- the radA gene encoding DNA repair protein RadA translates to MAKDKIAFVCSNCGQESAKWMGKCPSCGQWNTFKEIRIAADSGSQAAKNAGMTMRHGGVATMFGGQHSEHDAAPMKLRDISAIDEPRIDMKDEELNRVLGGGMVPGSITLLGGEPGIGKSTLTLQTILNMTDRRILYVSGEESAHQIKLRADRLAKGQAMLREGSSADILKTASLSSEGAFDHITVLCETQLEKIFSHIQEVAPQLIVIDSIQTIATEEVDSSPGSVSQVRECAASLLRFAKTSGIPVILIGHINKEGTLAGPKILEHIVDTVIQFEGDQHYMYRILRSIKNRFGSTSELGIYEMMQGGLRQVSNPSELLLTEDHDGLSGVAISAAIEGVRPFLVETQALVSTAAYGTPQRSATGFDQRRLNMLLAVLEKRVGFKLMQKDVFLNIAGGLRVTDPAMDLSVLAAVLSSNVDTPIEQGWCMAGEVGLSGEVRPVSRIEQRIAEAEKLGFQHIIIPKYNNHGFDHKKYKIEIHPVRKVEEAFRCLFG, encoded by the coding sequence ATGGCGAAAGATAAGATTGCTTTTGTGTGCAGCAATTGCGGACAGGAAAGTGCCAAATGGATGGGCAAATGTCCTAGCTGCGGACAATGGAATACATTTAAGGAAATTCGTATTGCTGCTGATTCCGGATCGCAGGCTGCGAAGAATGCCGGAATGACCATGCGTCATGGTGGAGTTGCCACGATGTTTGGTGGGCAGCACAGCGAGCATGACGCTGCGCCGATGAAGCTTCGCGATATTTCTGCGATTGATGAACCGCGCATCGATATGAAGGACGAGGAGCTGAACCGTGTGCTGGGTGGCGGAATGGTTCCTGGCAGCATTACGCTCCTGGGCGGTGAACCGGGAATCGGTAAGAGTACGCTCACCTTGCAGACTATTCTGAACATGACTGACCGCCGCATCCTGTATGTGAGCGGAGAGGAGAGTGCCCATCAGATTAAACTCCGTGCCGACCGGTTGGCTAAAGGACAGGCGATGCTCAGAGAGGGTTCTTCTGCGGACATTCTGAAAACGGCTTCTCTTTCATCAGAAGGAGCCTTTGATCATATTACGGTTCTCTGTGAAACGCAGTTGGAGAAAATCTTCAGTCATATTCAGGAAGTGGCTCCACAGCTGATAGTTATAGATTCTATCCAAACTATTGCTACGGAAGAAGTAGACAGTTCGCCGGGTTCTGTTTCCCAAGTTCGCGAGTGTGCAGCCTCCCTGCTCCGATTTGCCAAGACGAGTGGCATTCCGGTTATTCTGATAGGACATATTAATAAGGAGGGAACGCTTGCCGGACCAAAGATTCTGGAGCACATCGTAGATACGGTGATTCAGTTTGAGGGCGACCAGCATTACATGTACCGCATCTTGAGAAGCATCAAAAACCGATTCGGAAGTACTTCTGAGTTGGGAATCTATGAGATGATGCAAGGCGGACTCCGACAGGTGAGCAATCCTTCAGAGTTGCTGCTTACTGAAGATCATGATGGGCTTTCGGGTGTTGCCATCAGCGCAGCCATCGAGGGTGTCCGTCCGTTTCTGGTGGAGACGCAGGCTTTGGTTTCAACAGCTGCCTATGGAACTCCGCAGCGTTCGGCAACGGGGTTTGACCAGCGCCGTTTGAACATGCTCCTGGCGGTTCTAGAGAAACGTGTGGGGTTCAAGCTGATGCAGAAGGACGTGTTCCTGAATATTGCCGGTGGATTGAGAGTAACCGATCCTGCCATGGACTTGAGTGTGTTGGCAGCCGTATTGAGCAGCAATGTTGACACGCCTATCGAGCAAGGTTGGTGTATGGCAGGCGAGGTAGGTCTGAGCGGTGAGGTTCGTCCGGTGAGCCGTATCGAGCAGCGTATTGCTGAGGCCGAGAAACTGGGATTCCAGCACATCATCATTCCGAAGTACAACAATCATGGTTTCGACCATAAGAAATATAAGATAGAAATTCATCCCGTAAGGAAGGTGGAAGAAGCATTCCGCTGCCTGTTCGGGTGA
- a CDS encoding OadG family protein: MKKLGFLITILVITSLPAWSQGAKSIRITEVMTDNRTNLVDEYGQHKPWVELSNSSFTTYNVRGMFLTTDRRVLDKKMSPEARRQLMCPLPNNEPRTTLGGKKSIVIFDSSSWYQDGRNGQHWKAKNSFNSGPFHLNLILQEKMPNWIALYDGNAVDLIDSVSVPVLAADESFELSKDLKTWEKAIAGSVTPGYLPQNTGLSKAQQLKKSDPYGIGIAVLSMGIVFACLALLFIVFWVFGAYMKHKQRIARATEKHATLLYKTGKKTIEVTQGLSHKTNVILKDGLETKGIDKEIYMAVISLALQEYLEDVHDVEPGIITIKPKQTRWNAPKFNNNNNNVKI; the protein is encoded by the coding sequence ATGAAGAAATTGGGATTTCTGATAACCATACTAGTCATCACGTCCTTGCCCGCTTGGAGTCAAGGAGCCAAAAGTATCCGTATTACGGAGGTGATGACCGACAACCGTACCAATCTTGTAGATGAGTACGGGCAGCACAAACCATGGGTGGAATTGAGCAATTCCTCCTTTACCACGTATAATGTGCGTGGTATGTTCCTAACCACCGACCGAAGGGTTCTCGACAAGAAAATGTCGCCTGAAGCTCGTCGACAGTTGATGTGTCCATTGCCTAACAATGAACCACGAACCACACTGGGAGGCAAGAAGAGCATCGTTATCTTCGACAGCAGTTCCTGGTACCAGGATGGCAGGAACGGACAACATTGGAAGGCAAAGAATTCTTTCAACTCGGGACCTTTTCATCTCAATCTTATTCTACAGGAAAAGATGCCCAACTGGATAGCACTCTATGACGGAAATGCCGTTGACCTGATTGACTCCGTAAGCGTGCCAGTGTTGGCTGCCGATGAGAGTTTTGAACTGAGTAAGGACCTCAAGACATGGGAGAAAGCCATTGCCGGATCAGTAACTCCAGGCTATCTGCCTCAAAACACAGGTTTGAGTAAAGCCCAGCAATTGAAGAAAAGCGACCCATACGGAATAGGAATCGCCGTACTGTCAATGGGAATCGTATTTGCCTGCCTTGCTCTCCTCTTCATCGTGTTCTGGGTTTTCGGAGCCTACATGAAACATAAACAGCGCATCGCCCGTGCTACTGAGAAGCACGCCACCTTATTATATAAGACAGGAAAGAAGACCATCGAGGTTACTCAAGGCCTCAGTCATAAGACCAACGTGATTCTGAAAGATGGTTTAGAAACCAAGGGTATTGATAAGGAGATTTACATGGCAGTCATCTCCCTTGCACTACAGGAATATCTGGAAGATGTTCATGATGTAGAACCAGGCATT
- a CDS encoding putative transporter, producing the protein MDWIVNLFTNTESVAHIALLYAIVIAIGVYLGKIKIGGISLGVTFVLFAGILAGHVGFTGPKEILTFVQDFGLILFVFMIGLQVGPGFFESFKKGGVTLNMLSASAILLNILVMFGCYYLFFDTSNPNNLPMMVGTLYGAVTNTPGLGAANEALLSVFPNGAPSIANGYACAYPLGVVGIIGATILIKYICKINTADEEEQLNEEDAANPHAKAHNMHLRVENAYITGRTLREVSEFLNRDIVCSRLLHNGEVSIPNSKTKFEVGDELLVVCAEADAEAIKAFIGPEVEAEWDREKDEVQHFVSRRIVVTRPEMNGKTLGKMHFSSVYGVNVTRISRQGMDIFAGRNHHFHVGDKILVVGPEENVNRVAEIMGNSVKRLDAPNIATIFVGIMVGIIFGSLPFAIPGMPVPLKLGIAGGPLIIAILIGRFGYRMKLVTYTTTSANMMLREIGLVLFLASVGIKAGAGFWDTVVQGDGLKYVGCGFLITVIPILIIGTIARLKFKFNYFTIMGMLAGTYTDPPALAYANASCSKEAPAVGYSTVYPLSMFLRIFTAQIVVLFFCGA; encoded by the coding sequence ATGGATTGGATTGTTAATCTCTTCACCAATACCGAGTCGGTGGCTCACATCGCCCTACTCTACGCTATCGTGATAGCTATTGGTGTTTACCTCGGAAAGATAAAGATTGGCGGCATTTCATTAGGTGTCACCTTTGTTCTCTTCGCAGGTATTTTGGCTGGCCACGTTGGCTTCACCGGTCCAAAGGAAATTCTCACATTCGTGCAAGACTTCGGCTTGATCCTCTTCGTCTTCATGATTGGTCTCCAGGTAGGACCTGGCTTCTTCGAGAGTTTCAAGAAAGGTGGTGTTACACTCAACATGCTTTCGGCTAGCGCTATTCTGCTCAACATCCTCGTGATGTTTGGTTGCTATTATCTCTTCTTTGATACGAGCAACCCTAACAACCTGCCTATGATGGTAGGTACTCTCTATGGTGCGGTTACTAATACTCCGGGTCTTGGTGCTGCCAACGAGGCTTTGCTCAGCGTCTTCCCTAATGGTGCTCCAAGTATTGCCAATGGTTATGCATGTGCTTATCCTCTTGGTGTAGTGGGCATTATCGGTGCTACTATCCTTATCAAGTACATCTGTAAGATTAATACAGCTGATGAGGAAGAACAGCTTAACGAAGAAGATGCCGCCAACCCACACGCTAAGGCCCATAACATGCACTTGCGCGTGGAAAATGCTTATATTACAGGCAGAACGCTGAGAGAAGTTTCAGAGTTCTTGAACCGTGACATTGTATGTTCACGACTGCTCCACAATGGCGAGGTGAGCATTCCTAACAGCAAGACTAAGTTTGAGGTTGGAGACGAATTGCTCGTTGTATGTGCAGAGGCTGATGCAGAAGCCATCAAGGCTTTTATCGGACCAGAGGTTGAAGCTGAATGGGACCGCGAGAAGGATGAAGTACAGCATTTTGTTTCTCGCCGTATCGTCGTTACCCGTCCGGAAATGAACGGTAAGACCTTGGGTAAGATGCACTTCTCCAGCGTATACGGCGTTAACGTAACCCGTATTTCCCGTCAGGGAATGGACATCTTTGCAGGCAGAAACCACCACTTCCACGTAGGTGATAAGATCTTGGTTGTAGGTCCTGAAGAGAATGTGAACCGTGTGGCTGAAATTATGGGCAACTCTGTAAAGCGCCTCGATGCGCCTAACATTGCCACTATCTTCGTAGGCATTATGGTAGGTATTATCTTCGGTTCTCTCCCATTTGCCATTCCGGGAATGCCGGTGCCTTTGAAGTTGGGTATTGCCGGAGGTCCGCTTATCATCGCCATCCTCATCGGCCGTTTCGGCTATCGCATGAAGCTGGTAACTTATACGACGACTTCGGCTAATATGATGCTGCGAGAAATAGGACTTGTACTCTTCCTGGCGAGTGTGGGAATCAAGGCTGGAGCCGGATTCTGGGACACAGTAGTACAGGGTGACGGTTTGAAATATGTGGGATGCGGTTTCCTCATCACCGTTATTCCTATCCTCATCATCGGTACGATTGCCCGCCTGAAGTTTAAGTTCAACTACTTCACCATCATGGGTATGCTCGCCGGTACTTACACAGACCCTCCTGCATTGGCTTATGCAAATGCTTCTTGCTCAAAGGAGGCTCCAGCTGTAGGATACTCTACGGTTTATCCATTGAGCATGTTCCTCCGTATCTTTACAGCCCAGATAGTGGTGCTGTTCTTCTGCGGAGCGTAA
- the pgk gene encoding phosphoglycerate kinase, translating into MKIEDFNFAGHKAIVRVDFNVPLDENGNVTDDTRIRGALPTLKKVLADGGALIMMSHMGKPKGKVKPELSLSQIVKNVSDALGVDVKFAKDCGNADAEAAALKPGEALLLENLRFYPEEEGKPVGVEKGTPEFDAAKAEMKERQKKFAAKLASYADVYVMDAFGTAHRKHASTAVIADSFDKDHKMLGFLMEKEVKAVDAVLGNIKRPFTAIMGGSKVSTKIGIIENLLTKVDNLILCGGMTYTFSKALGGKIGMSICEDDKLDVALDVIKKAKENGVNLVLGTDSICGDDFKNDCNTQVCPSNNIPDGWEGMDAGPETRKAFAAAIKGAKTILWNGPAGVFEFDNFAGGSKAIAEAIAEATKEGAFSLIGGGDSVACINKFGLADQVSYISTGGGALLEAIEGKVLPGVAAIEK; encoded by the coding sequence ATGAAAATTGAAGATTTTAACTTTGCCGGTCACAAGGCAATCGTGCGCGTTGACTTCAACGTGCCATTGGATGAAAATGGTAATGTAACAGACGACACTCGTATCCGCGGTGCCCTTCCTACATTGAAGAAGGTACTTGCAGACGGCGGTGCGCTCATCATGATGAGCCACATGGGTAAGCCAAAGGGCAAGGTTAAACCAGAGCTTTCTCTCTCTCAGATTGTTAAGAACGTATCAGACGCTCTCGGCGTAGACGTTAAGTTCGCTAAGGACTGCGGTAACGCTGATGCTGAGGCAGCTGCCTTGAAGCCAGGTGAGGCTCTCTTGCTCGAGAACCTCCGCTTCTATCCTGAAGAGGAAGGCAAGCCAGTTGGCGTTGAGAAGGGTACTCCAGAATTCGATGCTGCTAAGGCTGAGATGAAGGAGCGTCAGAAGAAGTTCGCTGCCAAGTTGGCTTCTTACGCTGACGTATATGTAATGGACGCATTCGGTACAGCTCACCGCAAGCACGCTTCTACAGCTGTCATCGCTGATTCTTTCGACAAGGATCACAAGATGCTCGGCTTCTTGATGGAGAAGGAAGTTAAGGCTGTTGACGCAGTTCTCGGCAACATCAAGCGCCCATTCACAGCTATCATGGGTGGTTCTAAGGTTTCTACTAAGATCGGTATCATTGAGAACCTGTTGACTAAGGTTGACAACCTGATTCTCTGCGGTGGTATGACTTATACATTCTCTAAGGCTCTCGGTGGCAAGATTGGTATGTCTATCTGCGAGGATGACAAGCTCGACGTTGCTCTCGACGTAATCAAGAAGGCTAAGGAGAACGGTGTAAACCTCGTACTCGGCACAGACTCTATCTGCGGTGACGACTTCAAGAACGACTGCAACACTCAGGTTTGCCCATCTAACAACATTCCTGACGGTTGGGAGGGTATGGACGCAGGTCCTGAGACTCGCAAGGCTTTCGCAGCTGCCATCAAGGGTGCCAAGACTATCCTCTGGAACGGTCCTGCAGGCGTATTCGAGTTCGACAACTTCGCTGGTGGTTCTAAGGCTATCGCTGAGGCAATCGCTGAGGCTACTAAGGAAGGTGCATTCTCACTCATCGGTGGTGGTGACTCTGTAGCTTGTATCAACAAGTTCGGTTTGGCTGATCAGGTATCTTACATCTCTACAGGTGGTGGTGCACTCCTCGAGGCTATCGAGGGTAAGGTATTGCCAGGTGTAGCAGCTATCGAGAAGTAA
- a CDS encoding TlpA disulfide reductase family protein — MKTAILSAALMLASTAAMAQKSNFQLKVDLKNFNSDSVLVYKGRNVKMDTVLVKNGKFTYSANLDKAAGYVFLSPEAYRGAGQFMFNLPCVPGEKAEVKGDAKTRFDISGSKFYQQYHEVDVLLENANKELRDYEASLNQRIKNGETQQTIMAEYEQKAPALQKAKDDKIFNFVKQHPDYESCATIFEQFDDVSKMEKLLGLLSENVKNGRMKAFYQPMIDMAKKRAEAEEKAKKVQAAGVEAPDFTLKDIKGNDFKLSSLRGKIVVLDFWGSWCGWCIKGMPKMKEYYEKYKGKFEILGVDCNDTEAKWKAAVEKHQLPWIHVYNPKDSKVLSDYAVQGFPTKIVIDANGKIIKTIVGEDPAFYTLLDEVLGK, encoded by the coding sequence ATGAAAACAGCGATTTTATCTGCGGCTCTGATGCTTGCATCAACCGCTGCAATGGCTCAGAAGAGCAACTTCCAGTTGAAGGTGGATTTGAAGAATTTCAATTCCGATTCTGTACTTGTTTACAAGGGCAGAAATGTTAAGATGGATACGGTTTTGGTGAAGAATGGCAAGTTTACCTATTCTGCAAACCTTGATAAGGCAGCCGGATACGTTTTCCTCTCACCTGAAGCTTATCGTGGTGCAGGTCAGTTTATGTTCAACCTGCCTTGTGTTCCTGGCGAGAAGGCTGAAGTTAAGGGCGATGCAAAGACCCGCTTCGATATTTCGGGTTCTAAGTTCTATCAGCAGTATCATGAAGTAGATGTTCTGCTGGAGAATGCTAATAAGGAGTTGAGAGATTACGAAGCTTCCCTGAACCAGAGAATCAAGAATGGTGAGACCCAGCAGACCATCATGGCAGAGTATGAGCAGAAGGCTCCTGCCCTGCAAAAGGCAAAGGACGATAAGATTTTCAATTTCGTAAAACAGCATCCTGATTATGAGTCTTGTGCTACTATCTTCGAGCAGTTTGATGATGTCAGCAAGATGGAGAAACTGCTGGGCTTGCTCTCTGAGAATGTGAAGAACGGCAGAATGAAGGCTTTCTACCAGCCAATGATTGATATGGCTAAGAAACGTGCTGAGGCTGAGGAGAAGGCTAAGAAGGTGCAGGCTGCCGGTGTTGAGGCTCCTGACTTTACGCTGAAGGATATTAAGGGAAATGATTTTAAGCTTTCCAGCCTTCGCGGCAAGATTGTCGTACTCGATTTCTGGGGTTCATGGTGCGGATGGTGCATCAAGGGAATGCCTAAGATGAAGGAGTATTACGAGAAGTACAAGGGTAAGTTTGAAATTCTTGGTGTAGATTGTAATGATACAGAGGCTAAGTGGAAGGCTGCTGTTGAGAAGCACCAGTTGCCATGGATTCATGTTTACAATCCGAAGGACAGCAAGGTTCTCAGCGACTATGCTGTTCAGGGTTTCCCTACAAAGATTGTGATTGATGCTAACGGTAAGATTATCAAGACTATTGTTGGTGAGGATCCTGCTTTCTACACATTGCTTGATGAAGTGTTGGGCAAGTAA